Genomic segment of Streptococcus pneumoniae:
GGGTTGTTCGCAAACTTCGTCACCATGGTAAAACACGCCATACACAATCCCATGTGGAAAAGCGAGGAAAAATTCCTATTTCTCATACCATTCATGAGAGGCCAATAGCAGCTAATGAACGCTCGAGAATAGGTGATTGGGAAGCCGATACTGTTGCTGGAAAGACTGGAAAAGCTTGCCTAGTAACACTCACTGATAGGCATTCCCGCTTCCTCAAAATTCAGAAAGTAGCTGTCAAGAAAAGTAAATTGGTTATAGAAGCCATGGTAAATATGTTAGAGTCCCTACCAAAAGAAACAGTGACTCCTGATAGAGGTAAGGAATTCTCAGGACATCCTGAACTCACCGAGAAACTAAATGTCGAAGTCTATTTTCCTGATCCTCATGCTCCTTGGCAACGAGGAACAAACGAGAATACAAATGGCTTATTGCGAGAGTATTTTCCAAAAGGAAGTGACTTAACAGAGGTAGAACACTTAATCATTCAGGAATGGGAAGATAAATTAAATAACAGACCACGAAAATGTCTAAACTGGAAAACACCTTATGAAGTTTTTTATGGGATAAATGTGCACTTAATTTGACAATTCGCCGTCAAAAAACTTTCAATTTTTGATAGAAAAGAAGACTTTTTCTGCCCGAACCCCCTCCCCCTCCTATTTTTTAACAAATATTTGGACAGTCTAGGCAGGCCGCTTAAAATTTGTGATTTTTTCACAACGCTTTTTTTAGAACGGGGGGTGTCAGCCCCACCACTCGTCCTCTCTAAAATGTTTCTCTCTCTTGTTAGGTCGATTGTGTCGCTTATTATGACATTCATGACAAAGTGTTCGAAGATTATCTATATCCAAAGCCTTGTCTGGATGATATTCTAACTCCTCGATATGATCAACTTCGAGTACGCTATCACGTTCTGTCGTGACTTTTCCCTCCTCTTTGCACCATTGACATTCAAAGTGATCACGCTCTAGAACCATCTTTCTAGTCTTTCTCCACTCTCGTGAATGATAAAACTTATTGCGACTCTCTCTTGTACTGACATCAATCATTGACGACACTTGAGTTCAATCTCCACCTTGAAGTTGCTCAAACGATTCAAACAGTTTTCAAGATGTGCTACTGCATTTCTTGTCTCGTCCAACAGTTCATTAAACTCTTTTATATTTTTTGTTTCAACATCTACAAAAAATTCCGATGTCCATTTTTTTGTAGTCGTTTTTTGGGACTCTCGTTTTTTGTTCTTACGATTATTGAAACGTAAAATTTTGTAACGCAATTCTTTTATTCCCATTTCTTTTTACTCCTTTGTTTTTTAGTTTGAGTTCACACTTTCATACATTCTATTGAACTCGCTGACACTTCCAAAATTCAATCCTATCAAGCGTTAGACTAATCAACCTATCATCAGTTCAACGTTTCCTCAAAACAAGGAATTAAAAATAATAAATAAGTAAAGAGCCTTGCAGCTCCTTACTATTCTTCTTTCTATTGCGATTTCAATAACCCTTGAGCCTTCAAGCTATAAGTCTCATAATCTCTCGCATATATCTTCGTTTGGCCGTTTTCTATATAACAGTCCCCATTTCTAAAACCTGCCATAGCATCCTTTTGCTCACGCAATTCTTTTAATCTGTTCTGATGTTTCTGTTGATGGATTTCTTCTTCTAATTCAGTTCTGACCTTTACTTTCTTTGCCCAATTGTACATGTGTTGAATATGGAGAGGTATTTTCGGTTGAGCTTTTACTTCTGTTCTAATTTGATTTTCAAACTTCCGCCTAATCATTTCCATGTAGTCATATTGAATAGTCGTAGGTAAAGCTTCTGCCACGCTAGCGACCAACTGACGTGAAAATCCTTGCGAGGTTAATTCTCTATCTACAAAACCTAGCTCAATCGCTTCATCACATGTTAGCCACGTTTCTTCCGCCATCATCGCTTTCAGACGTTCAATAGGTAAGCCTGTGCGCTTGTGATATACATTTAGTAACATGTCATTGATTGTATCTAAACTTCTCAAATCTTGCTCTATCTTTTTCTTATTGCCAAATACTCCCGCCATAGCTTCATGGATCATAAAGACGGCTGTTTGGCTCATCTCGATTGTGTCACCCGATAAAGCGATCACTGTTGCAATACTTGCACAAAGACCAACAATCTTGACTGTTACATTTCCCTTATAGTCTTTTAACTTGGAAGAGATTTCACTACCTGAGTAGACATCACCGCCACCAGAATTGATATAAACTTCCAAACTCTCACCATTGATAGGTAGTTTTAAATCTGCTGGCGAAAAACATTCTAAACCGTTAGATTGATAATCTTTTTTTCGACTATTGGCCACAATCGAACCATTTATATTAATTCTCATTTGTTCCCTCCAAGCCATTTACCAAAAATGCTTTTTCTTTCTTTTTCCGTTTTTGTTTGCTTTAGTTCCTGGAGCAATAACTCATCTTTTCTTTTTTCGATTTGCTCAAGTTCGTATCGCTCCCAAAAATCTTCAAAGGCTTTAGCGATATGTTCCGCAACTTTATCACTATTATAGTTATACTTATGTTTTAAAGCTTTATGGATACCGATGGCATCTATACCAAGTTCCCCACTCTTACCCCATTCCTTATAGAACAATTCCCAATACCAAGTATTTGAAGAATCTGGCAAATACTCGTTTTTAATCCAACGTTTATAAAACCGAATATCACGCTCAGAATATGGAGTAGTGAATGGGGTATAAACTTTCCTAATATCCAGCTCAATACCAGCAAGAGAAATTGGGAACTTTTCACTCATCGGAATATCTGCCAAGCGATTGATTTTCACTTCTGGAACACAATTTTCTTGCAGTACCCCTTTAAAGGCTTCTAATACCTTATTCGCATGATCTAAAAAGAGAGCCTGCGCTTGATTGATTTCTGATACTCGCATTTCCAGCTTATCCGTGATTTTATGATAAAGAGTCGTATTCTGCTCGTGTTTGCTTTTTGTTGTGATCAGTTTATTCTCACGATTTTCTTCGACCTTAGCTGTAAAATCTTCAATATCATTAAAAAATGCACGATACAAGGTTCTATATTTCCCGTGGGCGTGTTCAATCTCTGCATTCTGCTTTATCAAGGCTGGAAGAAGAACTCTTTGCCAATACTGTGTATTTTCCGTTTGGACTAGCGCATTCGGATTGTTTTCAACATCATATAAGACCCAACCGTCATGCAATTCATAAAATAGTTTTTTTGCTTCTTCAAATTTCATTTTTATATCCTCCTTAAAAATCAAAAAGAGGTATAACAAAAAGCAACTTCTCGCTTTATGCTATACCTCTATCATCAAATAGTCAGTATGTAATTTTTTCTTTCTTTGTAACTTCTACCCATGTCACAATGCCGTCATTCACTTTTAAGGTAATTGTGCCATGTTGGGGTACTGCTACATGCTTTATTATATCACCTTTTTTAAAATAAATAAAGTTATCCATGCTTTTTTCTCCTTTTTGTAGCATTGTAGCCATTCCGAGCTTTTAGAAAAGGGGTAATTCTACAAGGCTCTTTCTCACTCTCCCAAGGGGTTAGCTCGTTTTTGTAGCCAATGTAGCTTTAAAATCATCAAAAAACTTTTCTACGGAAAATCCCCAATCCTAAGCTCTCTTATATATTATTTATACTGTTATATATCTACTTATTCTACAATAGAGAGTAAAACCCTTAATATAACTGACTTTTCTCTTGTAGCATATCTTGTAGCATATTGTAGCTTTTGTAGCATTAAGGCTTTTTTCGGAAATAATAGGGTGTTGGTGTTCCCTTTTTCCATATCCGCTTTTTGGTATCCGAGCGCTCCCAATCCTTATGATTATCTAGCACATCTCTAGCTTTTTGGTTATAGTGTCCACCTCGTCCCTTGGTTGGATTTTCATTGAATACGATATAGGCAACCTCATTTGGGGTAGTGATTTCAAGTTGGACTGTTCCAAATTTTAGCGGATAATCTTTGTATGATTGCTTGTCATCTAGTGGCTCTTGTAGATGTTTGAGAAAATACTGCCTACGTTCGTGGGATGACAACTCGTACCATTCCGCTGGAGGGTAGAAATAACCTAAGTATTCCAAGATAGATTCCTTGTCTTGGTCTTCCACCTTATAGGCTTCTTGGATTTGTTCCAATTCCTCGTCTAAGGCTTTTGAAATCGTCAAGGTCTGCCCCTCATCATACCAAATCTTGGCTTCTGCTAGTACCTGCAAGAAATAGCTCTCGTCTTTTTCCATAGGATGACACGCTACATCATTGACCCCACACTGGATAGGATAAAAACGCCGCT
This window contains:
- a CDS encoding DUF2292 domain-containing protein, with the translated sequence MDNFIYFKKGDIIKHVAVPQHGTITLKVNDGIVTWVEVTKKEKITY
- a CDS encoding head maturation protease, ClpP-related, translating into MRININGSIVANSRKKDYQSNGLECFSPADLKLPINGESLEVYINSGGGDVYSGSEISSKLKDYKGNVTVKIVGLCASIATVIALSGDTIEMSQTAVFMIHEAMAGVFGNKKKIEQDLRSLDTINDMLLNVYHKRTGLPIERLKAMMAEETWLTCDEAIELGFVDRELTSQGFSRQLVASVAEALPTTIQYDYMEMIRRKFENQIRTEVKAQPKIPLHIQHMYNWAKKVKVRTELEEEIHQQKHQNRLKELREQKDAMAGFRNGDCYIENGQTKIYARDYETYSLKAQGLLKSQ
- a CDS encoding HNH endonuclease, giving the protein MIDVSTRESRNKFYHSREWRKTRKMVLERDHFECQWCKEEGKVTTERDSVLEVDHIEELEYHPDKALDIDNLRTLCHECHNKRHNRPNKREKHFREDEWWG
- a CDS encoding IS30 family transposase, giving the protein MSYHHFTIDERESILIYRTKGMTFSQIARLLHRHPSSISRELKRHSKQGNYSPSRAQTAYHLAKSHCGRKRKLEIDTELSQTVKHLFLECQWSPEEIEGRLRLERERPVISYQTIYRAIYRGHFDDTPLSHGARGVVRKLRHHGKTRHTQSHVEKRGKIPISHTIHERPIAANERSRIGDWEADTVAGKTGKACLVTLTDRHSRFLKIQKVAVKKSKLVIEAMVNMLESLPKETVTPDRGKEFSGHPELTEKLNVEVYFPDPHAPWQRGTNENTNGLLREYFPKGSDLTEVEHLIIQEWEDKLNNRPRKCLNWKTPYEVFYGINVHLI